Proteins found in one Venturia canescens isolate UGA chromosome 8, ASM1945775v1, whole genome shotgun sequence genomic segment:
- the LOC122414935 gene encoding carboxypeptidase M-like isoform X3 codes for MTLRTGLSQSFFQCGITVLKTGPSIGVSQLSFFIFLPSILVKMFAKLCVASVLLFACCYGAASGVAVSQEPIAQDEDIARHYNSRYSIFDEPYSIDFKYHNYEQMSRFLRATSLRFQNLTALYSIGKSVKGRDLWVMVVSSSPYEHMIGKPDVKYIANIHGNEAVGRELMLHLIHLLVTKYGVDPYITWLLDNTRIHILPSMNPDGFEVSKEGSCEGGQGRYNARGFDLNRNFPDYFKQNNKKSQPETEAVKEWVSKIQFVLSASLHGGALVASYPFDNTPNSLFQSYSSTPSISPDDDVFRHLSLMYSRNHGTMHRGAACSPSQPGFKDGITNGAEWYPLTGGMQDFNYVWNGCMEMTLELSCCKYPPAEDLPRYWDENRVALIKFLAEAHRGIHGFVIDENGNPVERASVKIKTRDISFLTTKYGEFWRILLPGIYKLEVYANGYSPREVEFMVIDQHPTLLNVTLHATKNWGDDDDDDDDVWDLSGHNTGTRHRDVTQASINAAVSGSSVLGSNSHQKNKNTEGSRRPVDDHGANFALYDPRDAIIFPDS; via the exons ATGACTCTTCGAACGGGACTCTCACAGTCGTTTTTCCAGTGCGGTATAACGGTTCTAAAAACCGGACCGAGCATCGGGGTCTCTCAACTCTCGTTCTTCATCTTCCTTCCCAGC ATTCTCGTGAAGATGTTCGCCAAGCTGTGCGTCGCCTCGGTGCTCCTCTTCGCCTGCTGCTACGGCGCCGCGTCCGGCGTCGCCGTCTCCCAGGAGCCCATTGCCCAGGACGAGGACATCGCCAGGCACTACAATTCTCGCTACTCCATATTCGATGAGCCTTACAGCATCGATTTCAAGTACCACAACTACGAGCAGATGAGCCGCTTCCTCAGGGCGACTTCGCTCCGCTTCCAGAATCTCACTGCCCTCTATTCCATAGGAAAATCGGTCAAAG GACGAGACTTGTGGGTGATGGTCGTATCGTCTTCGCCTTACGAGCATATGATCGGCAAGCCTGATGTCAAGTACATCGCGAACATACACGGAAACGAAGCGGTCGGCCGGGAGCTCATGCTCCATCTCATTCAT CTGTTGGTGACGAAGTATGGCGTCGATCCCTACATAACTTGGCTCCTGGACAACACTCGGATTCACATATTGCCCTCGATGAATCCGGACGGGTTCGAGGTCTCGAAAGAAGGCTCGTGCGAGGGCGGACAAGGTCGCTACAACGCCCGGGGCTTCGATCTCAATCGCAATTTCCCGGACTACTTCAAGCAGAACAACAAAAAGAGTCAACCGGAAACGGAAGCTGTCAAAGAATGGGTATCAAAAATTCAGTTCGTACTTTCAGCAAGTCTCCACGGCGGAGCACTCGTCGCGAGCTATCCCTTCGACAACACACCGAACTCGC TGTTTCAGAGCTACTCGTCGACGCCGAGCATATCACCGGATGACGACGTTTTCCGTCATCTGTCTCTGATGTATTCACGCAACCATGGAACGATGCACCGTGGGGCAGCCTGTTCGCCCTCCCAGCCCGGCTTTAAAGACGGCATAACCAATGGCGCAGAGTGGTATCCGCTTACCGGTGGTATGCAAGATTTCAATTACGTTTGGAACGGCTGTATGGAAATGACTCTGGAACTTTCGTGCTGCAAATATCCGCCGGCGGAGGATTTGCCGCGGTACTGGGACGAGAATCGCGTT GCGTTGATCAAGTTTCTCGCTGAGGCACATCGCGGCATTCACGGTTTCGTTATCGACGAGAACGGCAATCCCGTTGAACGGGCATCCGTTAAAATAAAGACACGAGACATAAGTTTCCTGACGACGAAATACGGTGAATTCTGGAGGATTCTGTTGCCTGGTATCTACAAACTCGAG GTTTACGCCAATGGATACAGCCCCCGAGAGGTGGAGTTCATGGTCATCGATCAGCATCCAACTTTGCTGAACGTCACGCTCCACGCCACCAAG AACTggggtgatgatgatgatgatgatgatgatgtttGGGATTTATCGGGGCATAACACCGGTACGAGACACCGTGACGTAACACAAGCGAGTATCAACGCTGCTGTCAGTGGCAGCAGTGTGCTCGGAAGTAACTCGCatcaaaagaataaaaataccgAAGGAAGCAGGAGGCCGGTCGATGATCACGGGGCCAATTTCGCGCTTTACGATCCCAGGGACGCTATCATTTTTCCAGACTcctaa
- the LOC122414935 gene encoding carboxypeptidase M-like isoform X2 produces the protein MTLRTGLSQSFFQCGITVLKTGPSIGVSQLSFFIFLPSILVKMFAKLCVASVLLFACCYGAASGVAVSQEPIAQDEDIARHYNSRYSIFDEPYSIDFKYHNYEQMSRFLRATSLRFQNLTALYSIGKSVKGRDLWVMVVSSSPYEHMIGKPDVKYIANIHGNEAVGRELMLHLIHLLVTKYGVDPYITWLLDNTRIHILPSMNPDGFEVSKEGSCEGGQGRYNARGFDLNRNFPDYFKQNNKKSQPETEAVKEWVSKIQFVLSASLHGGALVASYPFDNTPNSRICRSAPLCAVFQSYSSTPSISPDDDVFRHLSLMYSRNHGTMHRGAACSPSQPGFKDGITNGAEWYPLTGGMQDFNYVWNGCMEMTLELSCCKYPPAEDLPRYWDENRVALIKFLAEAHRGIHGFVIDENGNPVERASVKIKTRDISFLTTKYGEFWRILLPGIYKLEVYANGYSPREVEFMVIDQHPTLLNVTLHATKRQDDNLGDEASGSPSGAPYAGNTGGVRPYPHRDYTHHFRPSSGANTASDSNNGIFSSISNGFSSLVNNLFG, from the exons ATGACTCTTCGAACGGGACTCTCACAGTCGTTTTTCCAGTGCGGTATAACGGTTCTAAAAACCGGACCGAGCATCGGGGTCTCTCAACTCTCGTTCTTCATCTTCCTTCCCAGC ATTCTCGTGAAGATGTTCGCCAAGCTGTGCGTCGCCTCGGTGCTCCTCTTCGCCTGCTGCTACGGCGCCGCGTCCGGCGTCGCCGTCTCCCAGGAGCCCATTGCCCAGGACGAGGACATCGCCAGGCACTACAATTCTCGCTACTCCATATTCGATGAGCCTTACAGCATCGATTTCAAGTACCACAACTACGAGCAGATGAGCCGCTTCCTCAGGGCGACTTCGCTCCGCTTCCAGAATCTCACTGCCCTCTATTCCATAGGAAAATCGGTCAAAG GACGAGACTTGTGGGTGATGGTCGTATCGTCTTCGCCTTACGAGCATATGATCGGCAAGCCTGATGTCAAGTACATCGCGAACATACACGGAAACGAAGCGGTCGGCCGGGAGCTCATGCTCCATCTCATTCAT CTGTTGGTGACGAAGTATGGCGTCGATCCCTACATAACTTGGCTCCTGGACAACACTCGGATTCACATATTGCCCTCGATGAATCCGGACGGGTTCGAGGTCTCGAAAGAAGGCTCGTGCGAGGGCGGACAAGGTCGCTACAACGCCCGGGGCTTCGATCTCAATCGCAATTTCCCGGACTACTTCAAGCAGAACAACAAAAAGAGTCAACCGGAAACGGAAGCTGTCAAAGAATGGGTATCAAAAATTCAGTTCGTACTTTCAGCAAGTCTCCACGGCGGAGCACTCGTCGCGAGCTATCCCTTCGACAACACACCGAACTCGC GAATATGTCGTTCGGCACCATTGTGCGCAG TGTTTCAGAGCTACTCGTCGACGCCGAGCATATCACCGGATGACGACGTTTTCCGTCATCTGTCTCTGATGTATTCACGCAACCATGGAACGATGCACCGTGGGGCAGCCTGTTCGCCCTCCCAGCCCGGCTTTAAAGACGGCATAACCAATGGCGCAGAGTGGTATCCGCTTACCGGTGGTATGCAAGATTTCAATTACGTTTGGAACGGCTGTATGGAAATGACTCTGGAACTTTCGTGCTGCAAATATCCGCCGGCGGAGGATTTGCCGCGGTACTGGGACGAGAATCGCGTT GCGTTGATCAAGTTTCTCGCTGAGGCACATCGCGGCATTCACGGTTTCGTTATCGACGAGAACGGCAATCCCGTTGAACGGGCATCCGTTAAAATAAAGACACGAGACATAAGTTTCCTGACGACGAAATACGGTGAATTCTGGAGGATTCTGTTGCCTGGTATCTACAAACTCGAG GTTTACGCCAATGGATACAGCCCCCGAGAGGTGGAGTTCATGGTCATCGATCAGCATCCAACTTTGCTGAACGTCACGCTCCACGCCACCAAG AGGCAAGACGACAACCTCGGGGATGAAGCTTCAGGATCACCATCGGGCGCCCCCTATGCTGGCAACACTGGCGGAGTTCGACCTTATCCTCACCGAGATTACACGCATCACTTTCGTCCCAGTTCGGGCGCCAACACTGCCTCGGACTCGAACAACGGTATATTCTCATCAATAAGCAACGGCTTCAGTTCGTTGGTCAATAACCTGTTTGGCTGA
- the LOC122414935 gene encoding carboxypeptidase M-like isoform X1, protein MTLRTGLSQSFFQCGITVLKTGPSIGVSQLSFFIFLPSILVKMFAKLCVASVLLFACCYGAASGVAVSQEPIAQDEDIARHYNSRYSIFDEPYSIDFKYHNYEQMSRFLRATSLRFQNLTALYSIGKSVKGRDLWVMVVSSSPYEHMIGKPDVKYIANIHGNEAVGRELMLHLIHLLVTKYGVDPYITWLLDNTRIHILPSMNPDGFEVSKEGSCEGGQGRYNARGFDLNRNFPDYFKQNNKKSQPETEAVKEWVSKIQFVLSASLHGGALVASYPFDNTPNSRICRSAPLCAVFQSYSSTPSISPDDDVFRHLSLMYSRNHGTMHRGAACSPSQPGFKDGITNGAEWYPLTGGMQDFNYVWNGCMEMTLELSCCKYPPAEDLPRYWDENRVALIKFLAEAHRGIHGFVIDENGNPVERASVKIKTRDISFLTTKYGEFWRILLPGIYKLEVYANGYSPREVEFMVIDQHPTLLNVTLHATKNWGDDDDDDDDVWDLSGHNTGTRHRDVTQASINAAVSGSSVLGSNSHQKNKNTEGSRRPVDDHGANFALYDPRDAIIFPDS, encoded by the exons ATGACTCTTCGAACGGGACTCTCACAGTCGTTTTTCCAGTGCGGTATAACGGTTCTAAAAACCGGACCGAGCATCGGGGTCTCTCAACTCTCGTTCTTCATCTTCCTTCCCAGC ATTCTCGTGAAGATGTTCGCCAAGCTGTGCGTCGCCTCGGTGCTCCTCTTCGCCTGCTGCTACGGCGCCGCGTCCGGCGTCGCCGTCTCCCAGGAGCCCATTGCCCAGGACGAGGACATCGCCAGGCACTACAATTCTCGCTACTCCATATTCGATGAGCCTTACAGCATCGATTTCAAGTACCACAACTACGAGCAGATGAGCCGCTTCCTCAGGGCGACTTCGCTCCGCTTCCAGAATCTCACTGCCCTCTATTCCATAGGAAAATCGGTCAAAG GACGAGACTTGTGGGTGATGGTCGTATCGTCTTCGCCTTACGAGCATATGATCGGCAAGCCTGATGTCAAGTACATCGCGAACATACACGGAAACGAAGCGGTCGGCCGGGAGCTCATGCTCCATCTCATTCAT CTGTTGGTGACGAAGTATGGCGTCGATCCCTACATAACTTGGCTCCTGGACAACACTCGGATTCACATATTGCCCTCGATGAATCCGGACGGGTTCGAGGTCTCGAAAGAAGGCTCGTGCGAGGGCGGACAAGGTCGCTACAACGCCCGGGGCTTCGATCTCAATCGCAATTTCCCGGACTACTTCAAGCAGAACAACAAAAAGAGTCAACCGGAAACGGAAGCTGTCAAAGAATGGGTATCAAAAATTCAGTTCGTACTTTCAGCAAGTCTCCACGGCGGAGCACTCGTCGCGAGCTATCCCTTCGACAACACACCGAACTCGC GAATATGTCGTTCGGCACCATTGTGCGCAG TGTTTCAGAGCTACTCGTCGACGCCGAGCATATCACCGGATGACGACGTTTTCCGTCATCTGTCTCTGATGTATTCACGCAACCATGGAACGATGCACCGTGGGGCAGCCTGTTCGCCCTCCCAGCCCGGCTTTAAAGACGGCATAACCAATGGCGCAGAGTGGTATCCGCTTACCGGTGGTATGCAAGATTTCAATTACGTTTGGAACGGCTGTATGGAAATGACTCTGGAACTTTCGTGCTGCAAATATCCGCCGGCGGAGGATTTGCCGCGGTACTGGGACGAGAATCGCGTT GCGTTGATCAAGTTTCTCGCTGAGGCACATCGCGGCATTCACGGTTTCGTTATCGACGAGAACGGCAATCCCGTTGAACGGGCATCCGTTAAAATAAAGACACGAGACATAAGTTTCCTGACGACGAAATACGGTGAATTCTGGAGGATTCTGTTGCCTGGTATCTACAAACTCGAG GTTTACGCCAATGGATACAGCCCCCGAGAGGTGGAGTTCATGGTCATCGATCAGCATCCAACTTTGCTGAACGTCACGCTCCACGCCACCAAG AACTggggtgatgatgatgatgatgatgatgatgtttGGGATTTATCGGGGCATAACACCGGTACGAGACACCGTGACGTAACACAAGCGAGTATCAACGCTGCTGTCAGTGGCAGCAGTGTGCTCGGAAGTAACTCGCatcaaaagaataaaaataccgAAGGAAGCAGGAGGCCGGTCGATGATCACGGGGCCAATTTCGCGCTTTACGATCCCAGGGACGCTATCATTTTTCCAGACTcctaa
- the LOC122414935 gene encoding carboxypeptidase M-like isoform X4 — translation MFNSLEKTKRLDEHILVKMFAKLCVASVLLFACCYGAASGVAVSQEPIAQDEDIARHYNSRYSIFDEPYSIDFKYHNYEQMSRFLRATSLRFQNLTALYSIGKSVKGRDLWVMVVSSSPYEHMIGKPDVKYIANIHGNEAVGRELMLHLIHLLVTKYGVDPYITWLLDNTRIHILPSMNPDGFEVSKEGSCEGGQGRYNARGFDLNRNFPDYFKQNNKKSQPETEAVKEWVSKIQFVLSASLHGGALVASYPFDNTPNSRICRSAPLCAVFQSYSSTPSISPDDDVFRHLSLMYSRNHGTMHRGAACSPSQPGFKDGITNGAEWYPLTGGMQDFNYVWNGCMEMTLELSCCKYPPAEDLPRYWDENRVALIKFLAEAHRGIHGFVIDENGNPVERASVKIKTRDISFLTTKYGEFWRILLPGIYKLEVYANGYSPREVEFMVIDQHPTLLNVTLHATKNWGDDDDDDDDVWDLSGHNTGTRHRDVTQASINAAVSGSSVLGSNSHQKNKNTEGSRRPVDDHGANFALYDPRDAIIFPDS, via the exons ATTCTCGTGAAGATGTTCGCCAAGCTGTGCGTCGCCTCGGTGCTCCTCTTCGCCTGCTGCTACGGCGCCGCGTCCGGCGTCGCCGTCTCCCAGGAGCCCATTGCCCAGGACGAGGACATCGCCAGGCACTACAATTCTCGCTACTCCATATTCGATGAGCCTTACAGCATCGATTTCAAGTACCACAACTACGAGCAGATGAGCCGCTTCCTCAGGGCGACTTCGCTCCGCTTCCAGAATCTCACTGCCCTCTATTCCATAGGAAAATCGGTCAAAG GACGAGACTTGTGGGTGATGGTCGTATCGTCTTCGCCTTACGAGCATATGATCGGCAAGCCTGATGTCAAGTACATCGCGAACATACACGGAAACGAAGCGGTCGGCCGGGAGCTCATGCTCCATCTCATTCAT CTGTTGGTGACGAAGTATGGCGTCGATCCCTACATAACTTGGCTCCTGGACAACACTCGGATTCACATATTGCCCTCGATGAATCCGGACGGGTTCGAGGTCTCGAAAGAAGGCTCGTGCGAGGGCGGACAAGGTCGCTACAACGCCCGGGGCTTCGATCTCAATCGCAATTTCCCGGACTACTTCAAGCAGAACAACAAAAAGAGTCAACCGGAAACGGAAGCTGTCAAAGAATGGGTATCAAAAATTCAGTTCGTACTTTCAGCAAGTCTCCACGGCGGAGCACTCGTCGCGAGCTATCCCTTCGACAACACACCGAACTCGC GAATATGTCGTTCGGCACCATTGTGCGCAG TGTTTCAGAGCTACTCGTCGACGCCGAGCATATCACCGGATGACGACGTTTTCCGTCATCTGTCTCTGATGTATTCACGCAACCATGGAACGATGCACCGTGGGGCAGCCTGTTCGCCCTCCCAGCCCGGCTTTAAAGACGGCATAACCAATGGCGCAGAGTGGTATCCGCTTACCGGTGGTATGCAAGATTTCAATTACGTTTGGAACGGCTGTATGGAAATGACTCTGGAACTTTCGTGCTGCAAATATCCGCCGGCGGAGGATTTGCCGCGGTACTGGGACGAGAATCGCGTT GCGTTGATCAAGTTTCTCGCTGAGGCACATCGCGGCATTCACGGTTTCGTTATCGACGAGAACGGCAATCCCGTTGAACGGGCATCCGTTAAAATAAAGACACGAGACATAAGTTTCCTGACGACGAAATACGGTGAATTCTGGAGGATTCTGTTGCCTGGTATCTACAAACTCGAG GTTTACGCCAATGGATACAGCCCCCGAGAGGTGGAGTTCATGGTCATCGATCAGCATCCAACTTTGCTGAACGTCACGCTCCACGCCACCAAG AACTggggtgatgatgatgatgatgatgatgatgtttGGGATTTATCGGGGCATAACACCGGTACGAGACACCGTGACGTAACACAAGCGAGTATCAACGCTGCTGTCAGTGGCAGCAGTGTGCTCGGAAGTAACTCGCatcaaaagaataaaaataccgAAGGAAGCAGGAGGCCGGTCGATGATCACGGGGCCAATTTCGCGCTTTACGATCCCAGGGACGCTATCATTTTTCCAGACTcctaa
- the LOC122414935 gene encoding carboxypeptidase M-like isoform X5, whose protein sequence is MFAKLCVASVLLFACCYGAASGVAVSQEPIAQDEDIARHYNSRYSIFDEPYSIDFKYHNYEQMSRFLRATSLRFQNLTALYSIGKSVKGRDLWVMVVSSSPYEHMIGKPDVKYIANIHGNEAVGRELMLHLIHLLVTKYGVDPYITWLLDNTRIHILPSMNPDGFEVSKEGSCEGGQGRYNARGFDLNRNFPDYFKQNNKKSQPETEAVKEWVSKIQFVLSASLHGGALVASYPFDNTPNSRICRSAPLCAVFQSYSSTPSISPDDDVFRHLSLMYSRNHGTMHRGAACSPSQPGFKDGITNGAEWYPLTGGMQDFNYVWNGCMEMTLELSCCKYPPAEDLPRYWDENRVALIKFLAEAHRGIHGFVIDENGNPVERASVKIKTRDISFLTTKYGEFWRILLPGIYKLEVYANGYSPREVEFMVIDQHPTLLNVTLHATKNWGDDDDDDDDVWDLSGHNTGTRHRDVTQASINAAVSGSSVLGSNSHQKNKNTEGSRRPVDDHGANFALYDPRDAIIFPDS, encoded by the exons ATGTTCGCCAAGCTGTGCGTCGCCTCGGTGCTCCTCTTCGCCTGCTGCTACGGCGCCGCGTCCGGCGTCGCCGTCTCCCAGGAGCCCATTGCCCAGGACGAGGACATCGCCAGGCACTACAATTCTCGCTACTCCATATTCGATGAGCCTTACAGCATCGATTTCAAGTACCACAACTACGAGCAGATGAGCCGCTTCCTCAGGGCGACTTCGCTCCGCTTCCAGAATCTCACTGCCCTCTATTCCATAGGAAAATCGGTCAAAG GACGAGACTTGTGGGTGATGGTCGTATCGTCTTCGCCTTACGAGCATATGATCGGCAAGCCTGATGTCAAGTACATCGCGAACATACACGGAAACGAAGCGGTCGGCCGGGAGCTCATGCTCCATCTCATTCAT CTGTTGGTGACGAAGTATGGCGTCGATCCCTACATAACTTGGCTCCTGGACAACACTCGGATTCACATATTGCCCTCGATGAATCCGGACGGGTTCGAGGTCTCGAAAGAAGGCTCGTGCGAGGGCGGACAAGGTCGCTACAACGCCCGGGGCTTCGATCTCAATCGCAATTTCCCGGACTACTTCAAGCAGAACAACAAAAAGAGTCAACCGGAAACGGAAGCTGTCAAAGAATGGGTATCAAAAATTCAGTTCGTACTTTCAGCAAGTCTCCACGGCGGAGCACTCGTCGCGAGCTATCCCTTCGACAACACACCGAACTCGC GAATATGTCGTTCGGCACCATTGTGCGCAG TGTTTCAGAGCTACTCGTCGACGCCGAGCATATCACCGGATGACGACGTTTTCCGTCATCTGTCTCTGATGTATTCACGCAACCATGGAACGATGCACCGTGGGGCAGCCTGTTCGCCCTCCCAGCCCGGCTTTAAAGACGGCATAACCAATGGCGCAGAGTGGTATCCGCTTACCGGTGGTATGCAAGATTTCAATTACGTTTGGAACGGCTGTATGGAAATGACTCTGGAACTTTCGTGCTGCAAATATCCGCCGGCGGAGGATTTGCCGCGGTACTGGGACGAGAATCGCGTT GCGTTGATCAAGTTTCTCGCTGAGGCACATCGCGGCATTCACGGTTTCGTTATCGACGAGAACGGCAATCCCGTTGAACGGGCATCCGTTAAAATAAAGACACGAGACATAAGTTTCCTGACGACGAAATACGGTGAATTCTGGAGGATTCTGTTGCCTGGTATCTACAAACTCGAG GTTTACGCCAATGGATACAGCCCCCGAGAGGTGGAGTTCATGGTCATCGATCAGCATCCAACTTTGCTGAACGTCACGCTCCACGCCACCAAG AACTggggtgatgatgatgatgatgatgatgatgtttGGGATTTATCGGGGCATAACACCGGTACGAGACACCGTGACGTAACACAAGCGAGTATCAACGCTGCTGTCAGTGGCAGCAGTGTGCTCGGAAGTAACTCGCatcaaaagaataaaaataccgAAGGAAGCAGGAGGCCGGTCGATGATCACGGGGCCAATTTCGCGCTTTACGATCCCAGGGACGCTATCATTTTTCCAGACTcctaa